In the genome of Deinococcus carri, one region contains:
- a CDS encoding xanthine dehydrogenase family protein molybdopterin-binding subunit, producing the protein MTESRPDKYMGQALKRKEDPRFITGTGQYTDDFVLPGMLHAAMVRSPYAHARITNIDRSSVEGLPGVVAVLTGEDVEAAGVGPIPVGWLLPELKVPAHHAIARGEVNHVGDIVAAVVAETRAQAEDAAALLAVDYEPLSSVALGSAALEEGAPQVHDDVPGNVAFQWEIGDEAALQGAFNRAHKTVKVQLRNHRLIPNAIEPRASLAQFTPASGEYLLYTTSQNPHIHRLILAAFVMGIPEHKLRVISPDVGGGFGSKIFQYQEEVIVLLAAQKLGKPVKWAARRSESFVSDMQGRDHQSVAELAVDENGKMLGLRVNTVANLGAYLTLFAPAVPTYLYGTLLNGVYKFPAIHAKVTGVVTNTIPVDAYRGAGRPEATYLIERTVDVMAHELGMDPAEFRRINFIGPDEFPYQTPVALVYDSGNYEPALDRALEMMNYADLRAEQERMKGTNKILGIGLISYLEACGLAPSALVGQLGAQAGQWESSLVRVHPTGKVELYTGSHSHGQGHETAFPQIAADELQIPIEDIDLIHGDTGRMPYGWGTYGSRSAAVGGSALKMALGKITAKAKKIAAHLLEVSEEDVEHEGGVFQVKGAPGQQKTFFDVALMAHLAHNLPEGMEPGLEATAFYDPKNFVYPFGTHIAVVEIDTDTGKVSLRAYGCVDDCGPLINPLIAEGQVHGGIAQGAGQALWEEAAYDEDGNLLAGTFMEYAVPRADDLPHFQTDHTVTPSPHNPLGVKGIGEAGTIASTAAVANAVMDALWHECRIPHLDMPYTSEKVWRAIREARGGGMGQAADD; encoded by the coding sequence ATGACCGAATCCAGACCCGACAAATACATGGGCCAGGCCCTCAAGCGCAAGGAGGACCCGCGCTTTATCACCGGGACCGGGCAGTACACCGATGATTTCGTGCTGCCGGGGATGCTGCACGCGGCGATGGTCCGCAGTCCCTACGCCCACGCGCGCATCACGAACATCGACCGGAGCAGTGTGGAGGGGTTGCCCGGCGTAGTGGCCGTGCTGACCGGCGAGGACGTGGAGGCGGCGGGGGTCGGCCCCATTCCGGTGGGGTGGTTGCTGCCCGAGCTGAAGGTGCCCGCGCACCACGCCATCGCGCGGGGCGAGGTGAACCACGTCGGGGACATCGTGGCGGCGGTGGTTGCCGAGACGCGGGCGCAGGCGGAGGACGCGGCGGCGCTGCTGGCGGTGGACTACGAGCCTCTGTCCTCCGTTGCGCTGGGGAGTGCCGCGCTGGAGGAAGGCGCGCCCCAGGTCCACGACGACGTGCCCGGCAACGTCGCCTTCCAGTGGGAAATCGGGGATGAGGCCGCGCTGCAAGGGGCGTTCAACCGGGCGCACAAGACGGTGAAGGTGCAACTTCGCAACCACCGCCTGATTCCCAACGCCATCGAGCCGCGCGCCTCGCTGGCGCAGTTCACGCCCGCCAGCGGCGAATATCTGCTCTACACCACCTCGCAGAACCCGCACATCCACCGCCTGATTCTGGCGGCCTTCGTGATGGGCATTCCCGAACACAAGCTGCGCGTGATCAGCCCGGATGTGGGGGGCGGCTTCGGCTCCAAGATCTTCCAGTATCAGGAAGAGGTGATCGTGCTGCTGGCCGCGCAGAAGCTGGGCAAACCGGTGAAGTGGGCCGCCCGCCGCAGCGAGAGCTTCGTGTCTGACATGCAGGGCCGCGACCACCAGTCCGTGGCTGAGCTGGCGGTGGACGAGAACGGCAAGATGCTGGGCCTGCGCGTGAATACGGTCGCCAACCTGGGCGCGTACCTGACCCTCTTCGCACCCGCCGTGCCGACCTATCTCTACGGCACGCTGCTCAACGGCGTGTACAAGTTCCCTGCCATTCACGCCAAAGTCACCGGCGTCGTCACCAACACCATTCCGGTGGACGCCTACCGCGGCGCGGGCCGACCCGAGGCCACCTACCTGATCGAGCGCACCGTGGACGTGATGGCGCACGAACTGGGGATGGACCCGGCCGAGTTCCGCCGCATCAACTTCATCGGGCCGGACGAGTTCCCGTACCAGACGCCCGTCGCGCTGGTCTACGACTCCGGCAACTACGAACCCGCCCTCGACAGGGCGCTGGAGATGATGAACTACGCGGACCTCCGCGCCGAGCAGGAACGGATGAAGGGCACGAACAAAATCCTGGGTATCGGCCTGATTTCCTACCTGGAAGCCTGCGGCCTGGCCCCCTCCGCGCTGGTCGGGCAACTGGGGGCGCAGGCGGGGCAGTGGGAAAGCAGCCTGGTGCGCGTCCACCCCACCGGCAAGGTCGAGCTGTACACCGGCTCGCACAGCCACGGCCAGGGCCACGAGACGGCCTTCCCGCAGATCGCCGCCGACGAACTCCAGATTCCCATCGAGGACATCGACCTGATTCACGGTGACACGGGCCGGATGCCCTACGGCTGGGGCACCTACGGCTCGCGCTCGGCGGCGGTGGGCGGCTCCGCGCTCAAGATGGCCCTGGGCAAGATCACCGCCAAGGCGAAAAAGATCGCCGCGCACCTCCTCGAAGTCTCCGAGGAGGACGTGGAGCACGAGGGCGGCGTTTTCCAGGTCAAGGGCGCGCCGGGCCAGCAGAAGACCTTCTTCGATGTGGCGCTGATGGCGCACCTCGCCCACAACCTCCCGGAAGGCATGGAGCCGGGGCTGGAAGCCACCGCCTTCTACGACCCCAAGAACTTCGTGTATCCCTTCGGCACCCATATCGCGGTGGTGGAGATCGACACCGACACCGGCAAGGTCAGTCTGCGCGCCTACGGCTGCGTGGACGACTGCGGCCCCCTGATCAACCCGCTGATTGCCGAGGGCCAGGTGCACGGCGGCATCGCGCAGGGAGCCGGGCAGGCCCTCTGGGAGGAGGCCGCCTACGACGAGGACGGCAACCTGCTCGCCGGGACTTTCATGGAGTACGCCGTCCCGCGCGCCGACGACCTCCCGCACTTCCAGACCGACCACACCGTCACCCCCAGCCCCCACAACCCCCTGGGCGTCAAGGGCATCGGTGAGGCCGGCACCATCGCCAGCACCGCCGCCGTCGCCAACGCCGTCATGGACGCCCTGTGGCACGAGTGCCGTATCCCGCACCTCGACATGCCCTACACCAGCGAGAAGGTGTGGAGGGCGATTCGGGAGGCGCGCGGCGGGGGGATGGGGCAGGCAGCGGACGACTGA
- a CDS encoding peptidylprolyl isomerase: MNITQDKVVELDYVLKVDGEVVDRSEPGDPLAYLHGHSNIIPGLEKALEGKKAGDSLHVTVQPEEGYGERDEDNTEALDRSDFDDEPEIGQTYYAQAEDGSVLPFTVVGIEGDQVQVDFNPPLAGQVLDFDVTVKSVRDATAEELEHGHAHVAGMHE; this comes from the coding sequence ATGAACATCACGCAGGACAAGGTTGTCGAACTCGATTACGTGCTCAAGGTGGACGGCGAGGTCGTGGACCGCAGCGAGCCGGGCGACCCGCTGGCGTACCTGCACGGCCACAGCAACATCATTCCCGGCCTGGAAAAGGCCCTGGAAGGCAAGAAGGCCGGGGACAGCCTGCACGTCACCGTCCAGCCCGAGGAAGGCTACGGCGAGCGCGACGAGGACAACACGGAGGCCCTGGACCGCAGCGACTTCGACGACGAGCCGGAGATCGGCCAGACCTACTACGCCCAGGCCGAAGACGGCAGCGTCCTGCCCTTCACGGTCGTCGGCATTGAGGGTGACCAGGTGCAGGTGGACTTCAACCCGCCGCTCGCCGGACAGGTCCTCGACTTCGACGTGACCGTAAAGAGCGTGCGCGACGCCACCGCTGAGGAACTCGAACACGGCCACGCGCATGTGGCGGGGATGCACGAGTAA
- a CDS encoding xanthine dehydrogenase family protein subunit M, translating to MYPANFDYQKAATVAEALAVMAANPDVKVIAGGHSLLPAMKLRLAQPPALLDVWGIEELKGIRREGDTFVVGAMTTHADVLRSELPLFPEVAYEVGDPMVRNRGTIGGSLAHADPSADYPAAALALGAEFVIRGPEGERVVPADEMFVGMFESAVQPGELLTHIRIPAQVQASAYEKFKHPASHYAIVGVAVVRDANGQIRAAYTGAGEKAERLHKLEERLNSGQPVGTGLVESAGLLGDRFASPEYRAHLVDVLAARAAARV from the coding sequence ATGTACCCAGCCAATTTCGACTACCAGAAAGCCGCCACCGTCGCCGAGGCGCTCGCGGTGATGGCAGCCAATCCGGACGTGAAAGTGATTGCGGGCGGGCACTCGCTGCTTCCGGCCATGAAGTTGCGGCTGGCGCAGCCGCCCGCGCTGCTCGACGTGTGGGGCATCGAGGAGCTGAAGGGCATCCGGCGCGAGGGGGACACCTTCGTGGTGGGGGCGATGACCACCCACGCGGATGTGCTGCGCTCCGAACTGCCGCTGTTCCCGGAAGTCGCCTATGAGGTGGGCGATCCGATGGTGCGCAACCGGGGCACCATCGGCGGCTCGCTGGCGCACGCCGACCCCAGCGCGGACTACCCGGCGGCGGCCCTCGCGCTGGGCGCGGAGTTCGTGATTCGTGGCCCGGAGGGTGAGCGAGTCGTTCCCGCCGACGAGATGTTCGTGGGCATGTTCGAGAGCGCGGTGCAGCCCGGCGAACTCCTCACGCATATCCGCATTCCCGCGCAGGTGCAGGCGAGCGCCTACGAGAAGTTCAAACACCCGGCCAGCCACTACGCGATTGTGGGCGTGGCCGTCGTCCGTGACGCGAACGGCCAGATTCGCGCCGCCTACACCGGGGCGGGCGAGAAGGCCGAGCGGCTGCACAAGCTGGAGGAACGCCTGAACAGCGGGCAGCCGGTCGGCACCGGACTGGTCGAGTCGGCGGGCCTCCTTGGGGACCGTTTCGCCAGCCCGGAATACCGCGCGCATCTGGTGGACGTGCTGGCGGCGCGGGCGGCGGCGAGGGTCTAG
- a CDS encoding roadblock/LC7 domain-containing protein, whose translation MTATLSKQDRLNATLTNLRSAMPELRGALVATVDGLPIAQTMSDGTDANRVAAMAATALGLGKRINDTLGSGTLTDMSVSGAQGQVYIYAAGNKGVLAVVAPTGMNLGLLHMEARDTAEGVANIL comes from the coding sequence ATGACCGCGACCCTCAGCAAGCAAGACCGCCTCAACGCCACCCTCACCAACCTGCGCAGCGCCATGCCCGAACTGCGCGGCGCGCTGGTCGCCACTGTGGACGGCCTGCCCATCGCCCAGACCATGAGCGACGGCACCGACGCCAACCGCGTCGCCGCGATGGCCGCCACCGCGCTGGGCCTGGGCAAGCGCATCAACGACACCCTCGGCTCGGGCACCCTGACCGACATGAGCGTGAGCGGTGCCCAGGGCCAGGTGTACATCTACGCGGCGGGCAACAAGGGCGTGCTGGCCGTGGTGGCTCCCACCGGCATGAACCTGGGCCTGCTGCACATGGAAGCCCGCGACACTGCCGAAGGTGTCGCCAACATCCTGTAA
- a CDS encoding CoA-binding protein → MTKLQQTADVLRVLTDNKVIAVVGFHHDPMKAAYYVPEYMHRQGYTIIPVNPALAARGESFFGHKAVSTLAEIGTPVDVVEIFRRSDKVRDHLADILNMQPLPRVVWMQQGIRDEATARALTERGIDVIQDRCMLADHRALL, encoded by the coding sequence ATGACGAAATTGCAGCAGACCGCGGACGTGCTGCGCGTCCTGACTGACAACAAGGTCATCGCCGTGGTGGGCTTTCATCACGACCCGATGAAGGCCGCCTACTACGTCCCCGAGTACATGCACCGCCAGGGCTATACCATCATCCCCGTGAACCCGGCGCTGGCCGCCCGCGGCGAGAGCTTCTTCGGCCACAAGGCCGTCTCCACCCTGGCCGAGATCGGCACGCCCGTGGACGTGGTGGAAATCTTCCGCCGCAGCGACAAGGTGCGCGACCACCTCGCGGACATCCTGAACATGCAGCCCCTGCCCAGGGTGGTGTGGATGCAGCAGGGCATCCGCGACGAGGCCACCGCCCGCGCCCTGACCGAGCGCGGCATCGACGTGATTCAGGACCGCTGCATGCTGGCGGACCACCGGGCGTTGCTGTAG
- a CDS encoding alpha/beta hydrolase produces the protein MTGTLPRPAARPVRALTLLACALALASCGGPITPAETRPQDTRTFKATDPATTALAGATLYKGQYAGIQGPASYLIEVPDNWNGTLVMYAHGYAGTGENLTVAPPSIRQYLIAQGYAWAASSYSANYYDVRAGVEDTNALALAFGKLTEGKYRTPDKYLIMGVSMGGHIAGAAVEKETLATEQSKVNYAAALPLCGVMDEEYEFQWLGDYTTAAAQLAGLGARSYPQSDYQALLPDIKAALFSDTTTSQTDPYWQENEGQGAKLREIARRLTGGDRPVFELGFRLGAYQNAVFSTGGSDGTLNGVLNKNFYGNKDTVYRWTDGPTPTPAEVAFNAAILRGSANPNANAARPGGLRWLPRVNGEFSVPVLTMHTLGDLYVPFRHQQLYRLAAQANGNGDRLVQRAIRAGGHCEFTGPEVVEAFNDLVTWQKTGVKPAGDDVLNAAAVADPNYGCRFTRGVRTGVAACPPTP, from the coding sequence ATGACCGGTACACTGCCCCGCCCCGCTGCCCGCCCTGTCCGCGCGCTGACGCTGCTCGCCTGCGCCCTGGCCCTTGCCAGTTGCGGTGGGCCAATCACGCCCGCCGAGACGCGCCCGCAGGACACCCGCACCTTCAAGGCCACCGACCCGGCGACCACCGCCCTGGCCGGGGCGACCCTCTACAAGGGGCAGTATGCGGGCATCCAGGGGCCGGCCAGTTACCTGATCGAGGTGCCCGACAACTGGAACGGCACGCTGGTGATGTACGCGCACGGCTACGCGGGCACGGGCGAGAACCTGACGGTTGCCCCACCCTCCATCCGCCAGTATCTGATTGCTCAGGGGTACGCCTGGGCCGCCAGCAGCTACTCGGCCAACTACTACGACGTGCGCGCCGGGGTGGAGGACACCAACGCGCTGGCCCTGGCCTTTGGCAAGCTGACCGAGGGCAAGTACCGGACACCGGACAAGTACCTGATCATGGGCGTCTCGATGGGCGGCCACATCGCCGGGGCCGCCGTGGAAAAGGAGACGCTCGCCACCGAGCAGAGCAAGGTGAACTACGCCGCCGCCCTGCCCCTGTGCGGCGTGATGGACGAGGAATACGAGTTTCAGTGGCTGGGCGACTACACCACGGCCGCCGCGCAACTGGCCGGGCTGGGCGCGCGCAGCTACCCGCAGAGCGACTACCAGGCCCTGCTGCCCGACATCAAGGCGGCGCTGTTCAGCGACACCACGACCAGCCAGACTGACCCCTACTGGCAGGAAAATGAGGGCCAGGGGGCCAAGCTGCGCGAGATTGCCCGCCGCCTGACCGGGGGGGACCGGCCCGTGTTCGAGCTGGGGTTCCGCCTCGGGGCCTACCAGAATGCGGTCTTCAGCACGGGCGGCTCGGATGGGACACTGAACGGCGTTCTGAACAAGAACTTCTACGGCAACAAGGACACCGTCTACCGCTGGACCGACGGCCCCACCCCCACGCCCGCCGAGGTGGCCTTCAACGCCGCGATTCTGCGCGGGAGCGCCAACCCGAACGCGAATGCGGCCCGGCCGGGCGGTCTGCGCTGGCTGCCGCGCGTCAATGGCGAATTCAGCGTGCCCGTCCTGACCATGCACACGCTGGGCGACCTCTACGTGCCCTTCCGGCATCAGCAGCTCTACCGGCTGGCCGCCCAGGCGAACGGCAACGGCGACCGTCTGGTGCAGCGGGCCATCCGCGCGGGCGGGCACTGCGAGTTCACCGGCCCGGAAGTCGTGGAGGCCTTCAACGACCTCGTGACCTGGCAGAAAACCGGGGTCAAACCCGCCGGGGACGACGTGCTGAACGCCGCGGCCGTGGCCGATCCCAACTACGGCTGCCGCTTCACCCGCGGCGTGCGAACCGGGGTGGCCGCCTGCCCGCCCACCCCCTGA
- a CDS encoding (2Fe-2S)-binding protein, which yields MNVTVTVNGRAYTRDVEPRTLLVHFLREDLGLTGTHVGCDTSQCGACTVHLNGDAVKSCTVLAVQADGQSVTTIEGMGTPADLHPLQAGFWEKHGLQCGFCTPGMIMSAAELLRHNPDPSEEEIRHHLEGNYCRCTGYHNIVLAVQQAAGAIREAAGAGQAADD from the coding sequence ATGAACGTCACCGTGACCGTCAATGGCCGGGCCTACACCCGTGACGTGGAACCCCGCACCCTGCTGGTGCATTTCCTGCGGGAGGACCTGGGCCTGACCGGCACGCACGTGGGCTGCGACACCAGCCAGTGCGGGGCCTGCACCGTCCACCTGAACGGCGACGCGGTCAAGAGCTGCACCGTCCTCGCCGTGCAGGCCGACGGCCAGAGCGTCACCACCATCGAGGGCATGGGCACCCCCGCCGACCTGCACCCCCTCCAGGCGGGCTTCTGGGAGAAACACGGCCTCCAGTGCGGCTTCTGCACCCCCGGCATGATCATGAGCGCCGCCGAACTCCTCAGGCACAACCCCGACCCCAGCGAGGAAGAGATCCGCCACCACCTCGAAGGCAACTACTGCCGCTGCACCGGCTACCACAACATCGTCCTCGCCGTGCAGCAGGCGGCGGGAGCGATCCGGGAGGCGGCGGGGGCGGGGCAGGCGGCGGACGACTAA
- a CDS encoding NAD(P)/FAD-dependent oxidoreductase, whose product MKTLILGAGYAGLAVATKLKPTPGLEALLVEQNAYHTFETRLHEAAAHNTPVTLPLTPLLRGTGVHLEQAQVENVNLDEREVTLKDGRVLTYDKLVVGLGSVTNFYRIPGLAENAAELKQLSDADEIFNFINRVYSSDYTGNRDIVVGGAGLTGVELVTELAQRAEVLSRERGLPPIQIYLVEAGPKILPVLDDALRQKAENTLREYGIHILVGHRLMSATADSVTVQTADGQQQVIPAGKIIWTGGIQARDIVRGERLEKGPGGRIAVDEFLRAKNYPDVFVIGDMGLALNQEGKPVPTTAQHAGQQGRLTGKNLMRLAKGEELEPYEPTTLGEFVSLGGLMAVGWMKLPWNQKLAITGGLAHVMKRASEWRWRASID is encoded by the coding sequence ATGAAGACCCTGATTCTCGGTGCTGGTTACGCGGGCCTCGCGGTAGCCACCAAGCTCAAACCCACGCCCGGTCTGGAAGCCCTGCTGGTCGAGCAGAACGCCTACCACACCTTTGAAACCCGTCTGCATGAGGCCGCCGCACACAACACCCCGGTGACCCTGCCGCTGACGCCGCTGCTGCGCGGCACCGGCGTGCATCTGGAGCAGGCGCAGGTCGAGAACGTGAACCTCGACGAGCGCGAGGTCACCCTCAAGGACGGGCGGGTGCTGACCTACGACAAGCTGGTCGTGGGCCTCGGTTCCGTCACCAACTTCTACCGCATTCCCGGCCTGGCCGAGAACGCCGCCGAACTCAAGCAGCTCAGCGACGCCGATGAAATCTTCAACTTCATCAACCGCGTCTACAGCAGCGACTACACGGGCAACCGCGACATCGTGGTGGGCGGCGCGGGCCTGACCGGCGTAGAACTGGTCACCGAACTCGCGCAGCGCGCCGAGGTGCTCAGCCGCGAGCGCGGTCTGCCCCCGATCCAGATTTACCTGGTCGAGGCCGGCCCCAAGATTCTGCCCGTGCTGGACGACGCGCTGCGGCAGAAGGCCGAGAACACCCTGCGCGAGTACGGCATCCACATCCTGGTGGGCCACCGCCTGATGAGCGCCACCGCCGACAGCGTGACGGTGCAGACCGCCGACGGGCAGCAGCAGGTCATTCCCGCCGGCAAGATCATCTGGACCGGCGGCATCCAGGCCCGCGACATCGTGCGTGGTGAGCGGCTGGAGAAGGGACCGGGCGGGCGCATCGCGGTGGACGAGTTCCTGCGCGCCAAGAACTACCCCGACGTGTTCGTGATCGGCGACATGGGCCTGGCGCTCAACCAGGAAGGCAAGCCGGTGCCCACCACCGCCCAGCACGCCGGGCAGCAGGGCCGCCTGACCGGCAAGAACCTGATGCGCCTGGCCAAGGGTGAGGAGCTGGAACCCTACGAGCCGACCACCCTGGGCGAGTTCGTCAGCCTCGGCGGCCTGATGGCGGTCGGCTGGATGAAGCTTCCCTGGAACCAGAAGCTCGCCATCACCGGCGGCCTGGCCCACGTGATGAAGCGCGCCTCGGAGTGGCGCTGGCGGGCCAGCATCGACTGA
- a CDS encoding molybdopterin-binding protein — protein sequence MLPNRPDFPMHVSVEQAREMLAALLPAPGTEIVPLGQARGRTLAADLAARVSHPSATESALDGIAARAADTLTAAAAAPVRLRVVGESRAGVPFGGTVGPGECVRIYTGAPLPRGADAICPVEQLSEDGPDHVLLARPASPGDVRHEGGDFRSGEVVLRAGQPFTPPRVALAAALGHAEVPVRGRLRVALLSTGDEVVEPGLPLRPGQVYDSNRFGLQAMLEECGCEVLALGHAPDSPEALTGAIAAAGGADVLLTSGGVSMGKYDFMRDLLLERGKVAFWKVRMRPGGPALLGGWNGLPVFGLPGNPVSSLVVFQVIVRPALTGQPVQTLRLRAATPFRGLPDKMAFWRGILREGQVHDYGKQGSGVLRSLSEANALVVVPEGGAVRAGEDVDVVLL from the coding sequence ATGCTGCCCAACCGTCCCGACTTCCCCATGCACGTCAGCGTCGAGCAGGCGCGGGAGATGCTGGCCGCGCTGCTGCCTGCGCCCGGCACCGAGATCGTTCCGCTGGGCCAGGCCCGCGGGCGCACCCTGGCCGCCGACCTCGCCGCGAGGGTCAGCCACCCCAGCGCGACCGAAAGCGCCCTGGACGGTATCGCTGCCCGCGCGGCCGACACCCTGACCGCTGCGGCTGCCGCGCCCGTGCGTCTGCGCGTGGTGGGGGAGAGCCGCGCTGGCGTGCCTTTTGGGGGAACGGTCGGCCCCGGTGAGTGCGTCCGGATCTACACCGGGGCACCCCTGCCGCGGGGAGCGGATGCCATCTGCCCGGTCGAGCAGCTCAGCGAGGATGGTCCCGATCACGTCCTCCTCGCCCGGCCCGCCAGCCCCGGCGACGTGCGGCACGAGGGGGGGGACTTCCGCAGCGGAGAGGTCGTGTTGCGCGCGGGGCAGCCCTTCACGCCGCCCCGTGTGGCACTGGCGGCGGCCCTGGGCCATGCGGAGGTGCCCGTGCGCGGCCGCCTGCGCGTCGCGCTGCTCTCGACCGGCGACGAGGTGGTCGAACCCGGCCTTCCCCTGCGGCCCGGCCAGGTGTACGACAGCAACCGCTTCGGCCTGCAAGCCATGCTCGAAGAATGCGGGTGCGAGGTGCTGGCCCTGGGCCACGCCCCCGACAGCCCCGAGGCCCTGACGGGGGCCATCGCGGCGGCGGGCGGGGCGGACGTGCTGCTGACGAGCGGGGGCGTCAGCATGGGCAAATACGACTTCATGCGCGACCTGCTGCTGGAGCGGGGAAAGGTCGCCTTCTGGAAGGTGCGGATGCGGCCCGGTGGCCCCGCGCTGCTGGGCGGCTGGAACGGCCTCCCGGTATTCGGCCTGCCGGGCAACCCGGTCAGCAGCCTGGTCGTGTTTCAGGTCATCGTGCGCCCTGCCCTGACCGGGCAACCCGTGCAGACGCTCCGGCTGCGGGCCGCCACACCCTTTCGGGGCCTGCCTGACAAGATGGCCTTCTGGCGCGGGATTCTGCGCGAGGGGCAGGTGCACGACTACGGCAAACAGGGCAGCGGCGTCCTGCGCTCGCTGAGTGAGGCCAACGCGCTGGTGGTGGTGCCGGAGGGCGGGGCCGTGCGGGCAGGGGAGGATGTGGACGTGGTGTTGCTGTAG
- the hemL gene encoding glutamate-1-semialdehyde 2,1-aminomutase, with amino-acid sequence MTTQILPSTTQSEALFARARAVTPGGVNSPVRAFRSVGGTPRFIREAHGAYLTDVDGHRLLDYIGSWGPMILGHDHPAVREAIATALSRGTSFGAPGEGEVRLAETVTRLTGVDRVRFVNSGTEATMSALRLARGFTGRKFIVKFRGNYHGHADGLLVEAGSGLLTNAEGALGTSAPSSAGVPEEYARLTLVSEYNDPAALDALLAERGHEIAAVIFEPVVGNAGVLLPTPEFLAALHRVRERGALLIADEVMTGFRLSLRGATGLLGLTPDLICWGKIIGGGLPVGAYGGRADVMDFVSPQGPVYQAGTLSGNPLAMAAGLATLEVLEGDPGLYARLEAYTSALAGGLSAAARAAGVPLSVNHIGSMLTAFFQDAPDGSLRTYTDAARSDTQAFAAWFQGLLARGIYWAPSQFESIFVSAAHTDTELNATLDAARSAFAGLGRNA; translated from the coding sequence ATGACGACCCAGATTCTCCCTTCCACCACCCAGTCGGAGGCGCTGTTTGCCCGTGCGCGGGCCGTGACACCTGGCGGCGTGAACAGCCCGGTACGCGCCTTCCGGAGCGTGGGCGGCACCCCGCGCTTTATCCGCGAGGCGCACGGGGCGTACCTGACCGACGTGGACGGCCACCGCCTGCTGGACTACATCGGGTCCTGGGGGCCGATGATTCTGGGCCACGACCACCCGGCGGTGCGCGAGGCGATTGCGACAGCCCTCTCGCGCGGCACCAGTTTCGGCGCGCCAGGCGAGGGTGAGGTGCGCCTGGCCGAGACGGTCACGCGCCTGACCGGCGTGGACCGCGTGCGCTTCGTGAACAGCGGCACCGAGGCCACCATGAGCGCGCTGCGGCTGGCGCGGGGCTTTACCGGGCGCAAGTTCATCGTGAAGTTCCGGGGCAACTACCACGGCCACGCCGACGGCCTGCTGGTGGAGGCGGGCAGCGGGCTGCTGACGAACGCGGAAGGGGCGCTGGGCACCTCGGCCCCCAGCAGCGCGGGCGTGCCCGAGGAATACGCCCGCCTGACCCTGGTGAGCGAGTACAACGACCCGGCGGCCCTGGACGCCCTGCTGGCGGAGCGCGGCCATGAAATCGCGGCGGTGATTTTCGAGCCGGTGGTGGGCAACGCGGGCGTGCTGCTGCCCACGCCGGAGTTCCTGGCCGCCCTGCACCGCGTCCGTGAGAGGGGTGCGCTCCTGATTGCCGACGAGGTGATGACCGGGTTCCGCCTCTCGCTGCGCGGCGCGACGGGCCTGCTGGGCCTGACACCCGACCTGATCTGCTGGGGCAAGATCATCGGCGGGGGTCTGCCGGTGGGGGCCTACGGGGGCCGGGCGGACGTGATGGATTTCGTCTCCCCGCAGGGGCCGGTGTACCAGGCGGGCACGCTGAGCGGTAACCCGCTGGCGATGGCGGCGGGCCTCGCCACGCTGGAGGTGCTGGAGGGGGACCCCGGCCTCTACGCGCGGCTGGAGGCGTACACCTCGGCGCTGGCGGGGGGCCTGAGCGCGGCGGCGCGGGCGGCGGGCGTGCCCCTCAGCGTGAACCACATCGGCTCGATGCTGACGGCCTTTTTTCAGGATGCGCCCGACGGCTCCCTCCGCACCTACACGGACGCGGCGCGCAGCGACACCCAGGCCTTCGCCGCCTGGTTCCAGGGCCTGCTCGCGCGGGGCATCTACTGGGCACCCTCGCAATTCGAGAGCATTTTTGTGAGCGCCGCCCACACCGACACCGAACTGAACGCCACGCTGGACGCCGCCCGCAGCGCTTTCGCGGGCCTGGGGAGGAACGCATGA
- a CDS encoding ATP/GTP-binding protein, translating into MTLPQAPLKLVVSGPVGAGKTTFVQTLSQTPVIATEAEASEDIGKQSTTVAFDFGTLHLDGQDLHLYGTPGQDRFSFMWEVLCEGALGLVLLVAGDRPQDFGHARNILEFITSRIPVPFLVGVTRQDQPRVWQPADVALYFDLPEQQVVGLDATNPAQARHLLARLLELTLTSHA; encoded by the coding sequence ATGACTCTTCCCCAGGCTCCCCTCAAACTCGTAGTGTCCGGCCCGGTAGGCGCGGGCAAGACCACCTTCGTCCAGACGCTCTCCCAGACCCCCGTCATCGCCACCGAGGCCGAGGCCAGCGAGGACATCGGCAAGCAGAGCACCACCGTCGCCTTCGATTTCGGCACCCTGCACCTGGATGGGCAGGACCTCCACCTCTATGGCACGCCCGGCCAGGACCGCTTCAGCTTCATGTGGGAGGTGCTGTGCGAAGGAGCACTCGGCCTGGTACTGCTTGTGGCCGGGGACCGCCCGCAGGACTTCGGGCACGCCCGCAACATCCTGGAATTCATCACCAGCCGCATCCCGGTGCCCTTCCTGGTCGGCGTGACCCGGCAGGATCAGCCGCGCGTGTGGCAGCCCGCCGACGTGGCCCTGTACTTCGACCTGCCGGAGCAGCAAGTTGTGGGCCTGGACGCCACCAACCCCGCACAGGCCCGGCACCTGCTGGCCCGGCTGCTGGAACTCACCCTCACCTCTCACGCCTAG